A part of Neoarius graeffei isolate fNeoGra1 chromosome 8, fNeoGra1.pri, whole genome shotgun sequence genomic DNA contains:
- the LOC132890860 gene encoding interleukin-17 receptor A isoform X1 has product MVHSACPVLCYILTKMIFIFLLLSGVIVQISALRLIEQPPLQCSQEGLSCSVQVSRPNCSVKDWTKPRSEAPSPYPHVESRVKSKEDERNETVPVLSLTLTQFSDANIYRLQGMKIHVHEMTTNNSLCVCYIFKNNFSWIQRPDFEPWSFALDQIVLDPGMAYQVSVSNLPKPDVGGNAKLINITVPGCEHRKLRSLRVCLENGSLWDHNMTWSVRDNWGNGLMIEVIFNTAPFSDMYKVYIQSADLHTELSHKVSKDNHTSISVNFSLNPWQSEHCEVFFGIKPFFIRCMEKCSHHQQKVNLCSYYTIRSTKRQHMVWMLFGQAGLLFFAFTAFLLHNRIRTIHTDLSSSSHNTTDKGNLETVPVQERSKVLIIYSQDHPMYTEIVLKLCAFLMAECGIEVTLDLLDSTCLSTIGSIQWLDMQRKILANTSDKILILCSPGVCAKWNAMCGGRRVVTREDVCSPMGDMLTPALSLIIPEFVRAPSFGKYAIAYFDDVCSEKDVPAVFHVAVKYQLMKQFEELFFRLLNKEKYEPGRIKHIDGIGEDGYYSCPALKDAIKAFQAYQLKNPNWFEMELVDTHEEFEGNDLEQEDGTENSGYCVLHNKLLINEISVPVLTNIVKGQ; this is encoded by the exons ATGGTTCATTCCGCTTGTCCTGTGTTGTGTTACATTTTGACGAAGATGATTTTCATCTTTTTGTTGCTCTCAGGTGTGATTGTTCAGATTTCTGCTCTTAGGTTGATAGAGCAGCCTCCACTGCAGTGCTCTCAGGAA GGCTTATCCTGCAGTGTCCAAGTAA GCAGGCCGAACTGTTCAGTTAAAGATTGGACGAAGCCGAGGTCCGAGGCTCCAAGTCCATACCCCCATGTAGAATCCAGGGTGAAATCCAAGGAAGATGAGAGGAATGAAACAGTTCCTGTGTTGTCTCTCACACTAACACAGTTTTCTGATG CAAACATATACAGACTGCAGGGGATGAAGATACATGTGCATGAAATGACCACAAACAACAGTCTGTGTGTTTGCTATATCTTCAAGAACAACTTTTCCTGGATCCAGCGGCCAGACTTTGAGCCA TGGTCTTTTGCGCTTGATCAGATTGTCCTTGATCCAGGAATGGCATATCAGGTTTCTGTGTCTAATTTACCAAAGCCAGATGTTGGGGGAAATGCAAAATTGATAAATATAACAGTTCCAG GTTGTGAACATCGTAAACTCCGAAGTCTCCGTGTGTGCTTGGAGAACG GCAGCCTTTGGGATCACAACATGACATGGTCCGTGAGAGACAACTGGGGAAATGGACTTATGATTGAAGTGATATTTAATACAGCACCCTTCTCTGACATGTACAAAGTATACATTCAGTCTGCTGACCTCCACACGGAGCTCTCACACAAAGTCTCAAAG GACAATCATACTTCAATCAGCGTCAATTTCTCTCTGAACCCTTGGCAGTCAGAACATTGTGAGGTCTTCTTTGGG ATCAAACCATTCTTTATACGATGCATGGAAAAGTGTTCACATCACCAACAAAAGGTTAATCTTTGCTCCT ATTATACCATTCGATCAACCAAGAGACAACACATGGTTTGGATGCTTTTTGGCCAAGCTGGACTGCTTTTCTTTGCTTTCACAGCATTTTTACTGCATAACAGAATTAGAACCATTCATACAG ATCTGTCTTCCTCTTCTCATAACACCACGGACAAGGGCAACCTGGAAACGGTTCCAGTCCAAGAGCGCAGTAAAGTCTTGATCATCTACTCTCAGGACCACCCCATGTACACAGAGATTGTCCTGAAGCTGTGTGCGTTCCTCATGGCTGAATGTGGAATTGAAGTCACACTTGACCTGCTGGACTCTACATGCCTCAGCACTATAGGCAGCATCCAGTGGCTGGACATGCAGAGGAAGATACTTGCCAATACTTCTGATAAAATACTCATCTTGTGTTCTCCAGGGGTCTGTGCCAAGTGGAATGCCATGTGTGGAGGGCGCAGGGTGGTGACCCGGGAGGATGTCTGTTCACCCATGGGGGATATGCTAACTCCGGCTCTCAGCCTCATCATACCGGAATTTGTGCGCGCGCCATCTTTTGGGAAGTACGCCATAGCTTACTTTGATGATGTGTGCAGTGAGAAGGATGTACCTGCTGTGTTTCACGTGGCTGTAAAGTACCAGCTAATGAAACAATTTGAAGAGCTCTTCTTCAGACTCCTGAACAAGGAGAAATATGAACCTGGAAGGATTAAACACATTGATGGCATTGGAGAAGATGGCTACTACAGTTGCCCAGCCTTAAAAGACGCCATTAAGGCATTTCAGGCATACCAACTAAAGAACCCAAACTGGTTTGAAATGGAGCTCGTCGATACACATGAAGAATTTGAGGGGAATGACCTTGAGCAGGAGGATGGTACAGAAAACAGCGGTTATTGCGTTCTTCATAACAAACTGCTGATCAATGAGATCTCAGTTCCTGTACTCACTAACATTGTCAAAGGTCAATAA
- the LOC132890860 gene encoding interleukin-17 receptor A isoform X2: protein MVHSACPVLCYILTKMIFIFLLLSGVIVQISALRLIEQPPLQCSQEGLSCSVQVSRPNCSVKDWTKPRSEAPSPYPHVESRVKSKEDERNETVPVLSLTLTQFSDANIYRLQGMKIHVHEMTTNNSLCVCYIFKNNFSWIQRPDFEPWSFALDQIVLDPGMAYQVSVSNLPKPDVGGNAKLINITVPGCEHRKLRSLRVCLENGSLWDHNMTWSVRDNWGNGLMIEVIFNTAPFSDMYKVYIQSADLHTELSHKVSKDNHTSISVNFSLNPWQSEHCEVFFGIKPFFIRCMEKCSHHQQKVNLCSYLSSSSHNTTDKGNLETVPVQERSKVLIIYSQDHPMYTEIVLKLCAFLMAECGIEVTLDLLDSTCLSTIGSIQWLDMQRKILANTSDKILILCSPGVCAKWNAMCGGRRVVTREDVCSPMGDMLTPALSLIIPEFVRAPSFGKYAIAYFDDVCSEKDVPAVFHVAVKYQLMKQFEELFFRLLNKEKYEPGRIKHIDGIGEDGYYSCPALKDAIKAFQAYQLKNPNWFEMELVDTHEEFEGNDLEQEDGTENSGYCVLHNKLLINEISVPVLTNIVKGQ, encoded by the exons ATGGTTCATTCCGCTTGTCCTGTGTTGTGTTACATTTTGACGAAGATGATTTTCATCTTTTTGTTGCTCTCAGGTGTGATTGTTCAGATTTCTGCTCTTAGGTTGATAGAGCAGCCTCCACTGCAGTGCTCTCAGGAA GGCTTATCCTGCAGTGTCCAAGTAA GCAGGCCGAACTGTTCAGTTAAAGATTGGACGAAGCCGAGGTCCGAGGCTCCAAGTCCATACCCCCATGTAGAATCCAGGGTGAAATCCAAGGAAGATGAGAGGAATGAAACAGTTCCTGTGTTGTCTCTCACACTAACACAGTTTTCTGATG CAAACATATACAGACTGCAGGGGATGAAGATACATGTGCATGAAATGACCACAAACAACAGTCTGTGTGTTTGCTATATCTTCAAGAACAACTTTTCCTGGATCCAGCGGCCAGACTTTGAGCCA TGGTCTTTTGCGCTTGATCAGATTGTCCTTGATCCAGGAATGGCATATCAGGTTTCTGTGTCTAATTTACCAAAGCCAGATGTTGGGGGAAATGCAAAATTGATAAATATAACAGTTCCAG GTTGTGAACATCGTAAACTCCGAAGTCTCCGTGTGTGCTTGGAGAACG GCAGCCTTTGGGATCACAACATGACATGGTCCGTGAGAGACAACTGGGGAAATGGACTTATGATTGAAGTGATATTTAATACAGCACCCTTCTCTGACATGTACAAAGTATACATTCAGTCTGCTGACCTCCACACGGAGCTCTCACACAAAGTCTCAAAG GACAATCATACTTCAATCAGCGTCAATTTCTCTCTGAACCCTTGGCAGTCAGAACATTGTGAGGTCTTCTTTGGG ATCAAACCATTCTTTATACGATGCATGGAAAAGTGTTCACATCACCAACAAAAGGTTAATCTTTGCTCCT ATCTGTCTTCCTCTTCTCATAACACCACGGACAAGGGCAACCTGGAAACGGTTCCAGTCCAAGAGCGCAGTAAAGTCTTGATCATCTACTCTCAGGACCACCCCATGTACACAGAGATTGTCCTGAAGCTGTGTGCGTTCCTCATGGCTGAATGTGGAATTGAAGTCACACTTGACCTGCTGGACTCTACATGCCTCAGCACTATAGGCAGCATCCAGTGGCTGGACATGCAGAGGAAGATACTTGCCAATACTTCTGATAAAATACTCATCTTGTGTTCTCCAGGGGTCTGTGCCAAGTGGAATGCCATGTGTGGAGGGCGCAGGGTGGTGACCCGGGAGGATGTCTGTTCACCCATGGGGGATATGCTAACTCCGGCTCTCAGCCTCATCATACCGGAATTTGTGCGCGCGCCATCTTTTGGGAAGTACGCCATAGCTTACTTTGATGATGTGTGCAGTGAGAAGGATGTACCTGCTGTGTTTCACGTGGCTGTAAAGTACCAGCTAATGAAACAATTTGAAGAGCTCTTCTTCAGACTCCTGAACAAGGAGAAATATGAACCTGGAAGGATTAAACACATTGATGGCATTGGAGAAGATGGCTACTACAGTTGCCCAGCCTTAAAAGACGCCATTAAGGCATTTCAGGCATACCAACTAAAGAACCCAAACTGGTTTGAAATGGAGCTCGTCGATACACATGAAGAATTTGAGGGGAATGACCTTGAGCAGGAGGATGGTACAGAAAACAGCGGTTATTGCGTTCTTCATAACAAACTGCTGATCAATGAGATCTCAGTTCCTGTACTCACTAACATTGTCAAAGGTCAATAA